Proteins encoded by one window of Nisaea sediminum:
- a CDS encoding DUF3833 domain-containing protein, which translates to MTRRLPYILVVLLTLGACSNMQIEDFAGTGPELKPEEYFAGQTKAWGIFEDRFGNLKREFLVDIKGDWDGTTLTLTEDFDYSDGEKEQRIWHITKSGDGLYEGRADDVVGVAKGVARGKALNWSYDLMLKVGDNTIKVRFDDWMFLQPGGVMINKAEVSKFGITIGTVTLFFAKDAVNRTGSFGGRKSAA; encoded by the coding sequence ATGACCCGCCGTCTTCCGTACATTCTAGTGGTTCTCCTGACCCTCGGAGCCTGCTCGAACATGCAGATCGAAGATTTCGCCGGAACCGGACCGGAACTGAAACCCGAAGAGTATTTCGCGGGCCAGACCAAGGCCTGGGGAATCTTCGAGGACCGGTTCGGCAACCTGAAACGGGAGTTCCTCGTCGACATCAAGGGCGACTGGGACGGGACCACGCTGACGCTAACCGAGGATTTCGACTATAGCGACGGCGAAAAGGAGCAGCGTATCTGGCACATCACGAAGTCCGGAGACGGGCTCTATGAAGGCCGCGCCGACGACGTGGTCGGTGTCGCCAAAGGCGTTGCCAGAGGCAAAGCCCTCAACTGGTCCTACGATCTGATGCTCAAGGTCGGGGACAACACGATCAAGGTGCGGTTCGACGACTGGATGTTCCTGCAGCCCGGCGGGGTAATGATCAACAAGGCCGAAGTCTCGAAATTCGGCATCACCATCGGCACCGTCACCCTGTTCTTCGCCAAGGATGCGGTCAATCGCACGGGATCATTCGGCGGGCGTAAATCGGCGGCCTAG
- a CDS encoding nuclear transport factor 2 family protein codes for MRSTEDRLAAYARCYETLTEQSLGALAALLAENVRFKDPFSDVSGRAKVVAIFEHMFEAMEDPAFEVLDQVAGETACYLKWRMTGRVKAAGDREIEIIGLSEVTFDDDGLVSSHIDHWDAASQVFGLMPVLGPVLRWLGRRFTPAE; via the coding sequence GTGAGAAGCACAGAGGATCGGCTGGCGGCCTATGCGCGTTGCTACGAGACGCTGACGGAACAGAGCCTTGGGGCGCTCGCCGCGTTGCTTGCAGAGAACGTCCGTTTCAAGGACCCGTTCAGCGACGTCAGCGGGCGCGCAAAGGTCGTTGCGATTTTTGAGCACATGTTCGAGGCGATGGAGGATCCGGCTTTCGAAGTGCTGGATCAGGTCGCCGGGGAAACGGCCTGCTATCTCAAATGGCGCATGACCGGACGGGTGAAAGCGGCCGGGGACCGTGAGATCGAGATCATCGGCCTGAGCGAGGTGACGTTCGACGACGACGGCCTCGTCTCCAGCCACATCGACCACTGGGACGCCGCCTCGCAGGTATTCGGGCTCATGCCCGTCCTGGGACCGGTGCTCCGCTGGCTAGGCCGCCGATTTACGCCCGCCGAATGA
- a CDS encoding SDR family NAD(P)-dependent oxidoreductase, whose translation MSAGCVWITGASSGIGLALAERMMRDGWTVAGSARSAEALAELENQYPGRFFGYPLDVTDEAAAAETVARIREERGALEMAVLAAGTHMPVEIEGFDTRPFRTLVEVNLMGVVNCLAAVVPGFISARKGHIAIVSSVAGYGGLPTAAAYGATKAALNNMAAALKFDLDRYGVKTQLVCPGFVRTPLTDKNPFPMPFLMEPEDAAEAFYKGLQSDRFEITFPRRFAIILKLLNALPYGLYFRLVKRGTGK comes from the coding sequence ATGAGCGCGGGCTGTGTCTGGATAACCGGCGCCAGTTCCGGGATCGGTCTGGCGCTTGCCGAGCGGATGATGCGCGACGGCTGGACCGTCGCCGGTTCGGCGCGGTCCGCAGAGGCGCTGGCGGAACTTGAAAATCAGTACCCGGGACGTTTCTTCGGTTATCCGCTTGACGTGACGGACGAGGCCGCAGCGGCGGAGACCGTAGCGCGCATCAGGGAAGAGAGAGGGGCTCTTGAGATGGCCGTCCTGGCGGCGGGAACGCATATGCCGGTCGAGATCGAGGGTTTCGACACGAGGCCTTTCCGCACCCTGGTCGAGGTCAACCTGATGGGGGTGGTGAACTGTCTTGCGGCGGTGGTGCCCGGCTTCATCTCTGCTCGCAAGGGTCACATCGCCATTGTGTCCTCCGTCGCGGGCTATGGCGGGCTGCCGACGGCGGCTGCTTACGGAGCCACCAAAGCCGCGCTCAACAACATGGCGGCGGCGCTGAAATTCGATCTCGACCGCTATGGCGTGAAGACGCAGCTCGTTTGTCCCGGCTTCGTCCGCACGCCGCTGACGGATAAAAACCCGTTTCCAATGCCGTTCCTGATGGAGCCGGAGGACGCCGCCGAGGCGTTTTACAAGGGCCTGCAGTCGGACCGCTTCGAGATCACCTTTCCGCGCCGTTTCGCGATTATTCTCAAGCTGTTGAACGCGCTGCCATACGGTCTTTATTTCAGGCTGGTGAAGCGGGGTACGGGGAAGTGA
- a CDS encoding DUF6134 family protein → MKPFCARFLALIAPALLLAGLLLPNAVTASSLVPKGWAEDGLIKFKVYREGDPLGIVMLRFDIKNGKYLVDTQTLFDFRIGPFTLYYYALRAQDEWDGTKLVRARGVVNDDGEVFIVDGRSDRDGFRFSGREGEHVAPPDESVPSTYWNFALTDATKLIDLQYGRLRNITMTEVGEETILAEGREIEALHYQMRGELDLDIWYGRNGEWVKMTFVHDGAAFEYVRVAPRTGDRDRFIELDAVKNAGSETVRVVLEDLE, encoded by the coding sequence ATGAAACCGTTTTGCGCCCGCTTCCTGGCGTTGATCGCACCGGCGCTGCTCCTTGCGGGCCTCCTGCTGCCGAACGCCGTCACGGCGTCCAGTCTCGTTCCGAAGGGCTGGGCGGAGGACGGGCTGATCAAGTTCAAAGTCTATCGCGAGGGCGATCCGCTTGGTATCGTCATGTTGAGATTCGACATTAAAAATGGAAAATATCTTGTTGATACACAGACATTATTCGATTTTCGAATAGGACCGTTTACACTCTACTACTACGCTCTCCGAGCGCAGGACGAGTGGGACGGCACCAAGCTCGTGCGCGCCCGCGGGGTGGTCAATGACGACGGTGAGGTCTTTATCGTCGACGGCAGGTCTGACCGGGATGGGTTTCGCTTTTCCGGACGCGAGGGTGAGCACGTGGCTCCACCCGACGAGTCGGTTCCGTCCACTTACTGGAATTTCGCCCTGACGGACGCGACCAAGCTGATTGATCTGCAATATGGGCGGTTGCGCAACATCACCATGACCGAGGTCGGAGAGGAGACCATCCTTGCGGAAGGCAGGGAAATCGAAGCCCTGCATTACCAGATGCGCGGCGAGCTGGACCTCGACATCTGGTACGGCCGGAACGGCGAGTGGGTGAAAATGACCTTCGTGCATGACGGTGCCGCATTCGAATATGTCCGCGTCGCGCCGCGCACGGGGGACCGGGATCGCTTTATCGAGCTGGACGCGGTGAAGAACGCCGGTTCCGAGACCGTCCGGGTCGTGCTCGAGGACCTCGAATGA
- a CDS encoding Fur family transcriptional regulator, translated as MHKPDQSFPSPDHDHGQCLDDALSAAERLCAERGARITPARRRVLELVWQRHAPVGAYDILSEMQKDADRDGKASAKIAPPTVYRALEFLMEQGLVHKVESQNAYIGCSHPEAGHDCGFLICRECGAALEVEDAELSTLLASLARRHGFKAEESTVEIKGLCPSCKSAAA; from the coding sequence GTGCACAAGCCCGACCAAAGCTTTCCGAGCCCGGACCACGATCACGGCCAATGCCTCGACGACGCACTAAGCGCGGCCGAGCGGCTTTGCGCCGAACGCGGGGCCCGCATCACGCCGGCCCGCCGCCGCGTCCTTGAACTGGTCTGGCAGCGCCATGCGCCCGTCGGCGCTTACGACATCTTGTCCGAAATGCAAAAGGATGCGGACCGGGACGGCAAGGCGAGTGCGAAGATCGCCCCTCCGACCGTCTACCGGGCGCTCGAGTTCCTGATGGAACAGGGCCTGGTGCACAAGGTCGAGTCGCAGAACGCCTATATCGGCTGCAGCCACCCGGAGGCAGGACACGATTGCGGTTTCCTGATCTGCCGGGAATGCGGCGCCGCTCTCGAGGTCGAGGACGCGGAATTGAGCACTCTCCTCGCTTCGCTGGCCCGCCGGCACGGTTTCAAGGCGGAGGAAAGCACGGTCGAGATCAAAGGCCTCTGCCCTTCCTGCAAGTCGGCTGCGGCCTGA
- a CDS encoding ATP-binding cassette domain-containing protein, with amino-acid sequence MLDRTSPLLDVANLSIDHNGRAVLQDVTFALGRGEIISVIGPNGGGKTTLLRAILGLVRPGSGSVKLAAGTSIGYVPQKLAIDATMPLTPRRFLTLGMRGVRGRVAEVAERIGITHLLDRQLAALSGGETQRVLLARAILKKPSLLVLDEPTQGMDVAAQSELFRLIEAIREETGAAIILVSHDLHLVMRGTDRVLCLNGHICCTGHPAEVERDPSFRSLFGRLDEAAVVPYRHDHDHTHDGACDHTHDHGHGHGHHHHH; translated from the coding sequence ATGCTGGACAGGACATCGCCGCTTCTCGACGTCGCAAATCTCAGCATCGATCATAACGGACGGGCGGTTCTGCAGGACGTCACCTTCGCCCTCGGACGGGGCGAAATCATCAGCGTGATCGGCCCGAACGGCGGCGGCAAGACCACGCTGCTGCGCGCCATCCTCGGCCTCGTGCGCCCAGGCAGCGGCAGCGTCAAGCTCGCCGCCGGCACGAGCATCGGTTACGTGCCGCAGAAGCTCGCGATCGATGCGACGATGCCGCTCACCCCGCGCCGCTTCCTGACACTCGGCATGAGAGGCGTGCGCGGCCGTGTCGCCGAGGTCGCGGAACGGATCGGGATCACCCACCTGCTCGACCGTCAGCTCGCCGCCCTCTCCGGTGGCGAGACCCAGCGGGTGCTGCTCGCCCGCGCAATCCTGAAAAAACCGTCCCTCCTGGTGCTCGACGAGCCGACCCAAGGCATGGATGTCGCCGCACAGTCAGAGCTGTTCAGGCTGATCGAGGCGATCCGCGAGGAAACCGGCGCCGCCATCATTCTGGTCTCACACGATCTGCATCTCGTGATGCGCGGCACCGACCGGGTGCTCTGCCTGAACGGCCATATTTGCTGCACCGGCCATCCGGCCGAGGTCGAGCGCGATCCGAGTTTCCGCTCTCTCTTCGGACGCTTGGACGAAGCGGCCGTCGTGCCCTATCGTCACGACCACGACCACACGCACGACGGCGCCTGCGACCATACCCACGACCATGGACATGGTCACGGGCACCATCACCACCACTAG
- a CDS encoding CobW family GTP-binding protein yields MTDTTSEPDRLPVSILTGFLGSGKTTLLSKLMRHPEMDRIAVIVNEFGEVGLDDALVMESNEDVVLLNSGCLCCTVRGDLVDTLKRLFKDRAKGLIPDFDRIVVETTGLADPAPILHTMMADPFLVTRFRLDGVITVVDAHHAMEQFDKQFESVKQAAVADRIVLTKTDVTDAEQVAKVEARLAELNPAAPVIRAVQGDVPPSVLFNAGLYNPKTKSTDVSQWLREEAYRATEGHVHHHDHHHDHGHDHDHGHRHHDVSRHDDHIHSFVLYFDEPLEWNRIAGALDMMAQTHGANILRIKGLLNLKELEDEPVVVHAVQHMFHPPAKIEKWPNEDRRSRLVFIVRDLDKKTIESVMNSYLALEFA; encoded by the coding sequence ATGACCGACACGACCAGCGAACCGGACCGTCTTCCGGTCTCCATCCTCACCGGCTTCCTCGGTAGCGGGAAAACCACCCTGCTCTCGAAACTGATGCGCCATCCGGAGATGGACCGCATCGCCGTCATCGTGAACGAGTTCGGCGAGGTCGGGCTCGACGACGCGCTGGTAATGGAGTCGAACGAGGACGTGGTGCTGCTCAACAGCGGCTGCCTCTGCTGCACCGTGCGCGGCGATCTGGTCGACACGCTGAAGCGGCTGTTCAAGGATCGTGCGAAAGGCCTCATCCCGGACTTCGACCGCATCGTGGTCGAGACCACCGGCCTCGCCGATCCGGCGCCGATCCTGCACACGATGATGGCCGATCCTTTCCTGGTTACGCGGTTCCGCCTCGACGGCGTGATCACGGTTGTCGACGCACACCATGCGATGGAGCAATTCGACAAACAGTTCGAGAGCGTGAAGCAGGCCGCCGTCGCCGACCGCATCGTGCTAACCAAGACAGACGTCACCGACGCAGAGCAGGTTGCCAAGGTCGAAGCACGCCTCGCCGAGCTCAATCCGGCGGCTCCGGTTATCAGGGCCGTGCAGGGCGACGTGCCCCCGTCCGTGCTCTTCAACGCCGGACTCTACAATCCGAAGACCAAGAGCACAGACGTCTCCCAGTGGCTCCGCGAGGAGGCCTACAGGGCGACCGAAGGCCATGTGCATCATCACGACCATCATCATGACCACGGGCACGATCATGACCATGGGCACCGTCATCACGATGTCAGCCGGCACGACGATCACATCCACTCCTTCGTGCTCTATTTCGACGAGCCGCTGGAATGGAACCGGATCGCCGGCGCGCTCGACATGATGGCGCAGACCCACGGCGCCAACATCCTGCGCATCAAGGGCCTGCTGAACCTGAAGGAGCTCGAGGACGAGCCGGTCGTGGTTCATGCCGTCCAGCACATGTTCCATCCTCCGGCCAAGATCGAGAAATGGCCGAACGAGGACCGCCGCTCCCGCCTCGTCTTCATCGTCCGCGACCTCGACAAGAAGACAATCGAGAGCGTGATGAACTCCTATCTCGCGCTCGAATTCGCATGA
- a CDS encoding zinc-binding dehydrogenase, with amino-acid sequence MSHSFKAAVLRAPNPARPYAEHKPLSLETVSVPAPGEGEVLVKIAAASLCRSDLSVINGVRAWPMPIVPGHEASGTVVEIGPGVSSVGAGDPVVLVYQPQCGACPACLDGEAHLCGPGLAANRKGELLSGGPRLSLGGASVHHHMGLSAFAEYALVSEKSVVRVPKDLPLDIAALFGCAVMCGAGTVLNTGAIRAGDTVVIAGAGGVGLSALLGARAAGASRIIAVDPDPAKLEHAKRLGASDVIASGDRSAAAEVLELTSGGVDIAFETAGKLGAFEIAYDSARRGGTVVSVGLVDPKTPFQLDVAALVTGAKTVKGSYVGSCNPRTDIPRFIAMHQRGLLPVEELITHRMPLSEVNTALDRMEDGTAIRQILTP; translated from the coding sequence ATGAGCCATTCCTTCAAAGCCGCGGTTCTGAGGGCGCCAAACCCGGCGCGGCCCTACGCCGAGCACAAGCCGCTCTCGCTAGAGACCGTCAGCGTTCCCGCGCCAGGCGAAGGCGAGGTTCTGGTGAAGATCGCAGCGGCGAGCCTTTGCCGCTCGGATCTCTCGGTCATCAATGGTGTCCGTGCCTGGCCGATGCCGATCGTTCCGGGACACGAGGCGAGCGGAACCGTTGTCGAAATCGGGCCCGGAGTTAGCTCGGTCGGTGCGGGCGATCCCGTGGTGCTGGTCTACCAGCCGCAATGCGGCGCCTGCCCCGCCTGCCTCGACGGCGAGGCCCATCTCTGCGGACCGGGTCTGGCGGCGAACCGCAAGGGCGAACTGCTCTCCGGCGGACCGCGTCTCTCGCTCGGCGGCGCATCGGTGCATCACCATATGGGCCTCTCCGCCTTTGCCGAATATGCGCTGGTTTCCGAGAAATCCGTCGTGAGGGTCCCTAAAGACCTGCCGCTCGACATCGCCGCGCTCTTCGGCTGCGCCGTCATGTGCGGAGCGGGAACCGTTCTGAATACCGGCGCGATCAGGGCAGGCGATACGGTCGTCATCGCGGGCGCGGGAGGCGTCGGTCTCAGCGCCCTCCTCGGAGCGCGCGCGGCCGGGGCTTCCCGGATCATCGCCGTCGATCCGGACCCGGCCAAGCTGGAACATGCGAAACGCCTCGGTGCGAGCGACGTGATCGCCTCCGGGGACCGGAGCGCAGCCGCGGAGGTACTTGAGCTTACGTCCGGCGGCGTCGATATCGCTTTCGAGACCGCCGGAAAGCTCGGCGCCTTCGAGATCGCCTATGACAGCGCCCGGCGCGGCGGCACCGTCGTCTCGGTCGGCCTGGTCGATCCGAAGACGCCGTTCCAGCTCGACGTCGCGGCGCTCGTGACCGGCGCCAAGACCGTCAAGGGCTCCTATGTCGGCAGCTGCAATCCGCGCACGGACATCCCGCGCTTCATCGCCATGCACCAGCGCGGACTTCTCCCGGTCGAGGAACTGATCACCCACCGGATGCCGCTCTCCGAGGTCAACACGGCGCTCGACCGCATGGAAGATGGCACCGCGATCCGGCAGATCCTGACGCCCTGA
- a CDS encoding AEC family transporter, with product MLYQLFAIIAPVFICSAFGILWARLKLPFDNESVTSMVTLIGTPCLVFGTLVGLELSIDSLLRIGAGSALVVAVTVAVIVPALFLWRKSQRAFLPALMFPNVGNIGLPLCLFAFGQEGLALGISYFAVQAVTMFTVGNGIASGKFGVGSLTRNPIIYSVAAALVCIFGGIDVPKWLIDTADLMGGMCIPLLLMTLGVSLAKLRLSNLLDSLGVALLRLVVGFGAGVLAAWLLGTSDMETGVVILMSSMPVAIFPYLFAVRYNREPETIAGCVIVSTVLGFLTMPGLLYLVLELSGKAG from the coding sequence ATGCTCTACCAACTGTTCGCGATCATCGCCCCGGTTTTCATCTGCTCGGCCTTCGGCATCCTGTGGGCACGGTTGAAGCTGCCGTTCGACAACGAGTCCGTGACCTCCATGGTGACTCTGATCGGTACGCCTTGCCTGGTCTTCGGAACCCTGGTCGGTCTGGAACTCTCGATCGACTCGCTGCTGCGGATCGGTGCGGGCAGTGCCTTGGTTGTCGCGGTAACGGTGGCCGTGATCGTGCCGGCACTCTTTCTCTGGCGGAAATCGCAGCGCGCCTTCCTGCCGGCCCTGATGTTTCCGAATGTCGGCAATATCGGCCTGCCGCTCTGCCTCTTCGCTTTCGGTCAGGAAGGTCTGGCGCTGGGGATTTCTTATTTCGCCGTGCAGGCCGTCACCATGTTCACTGTCGGCAACGGGATCGCTTCCGGAAAATTCGGTGTCGGCTCGCTCACCCGCAACCCGATCATCTATTCGGTCGCGGCCGCGCTGGTCTGCATCTTCGGCGGGATCGACGTGCCGAAATGGCTTATCGACACCGCTGACCTGATGGGCGGCATGTGCATTCCGCTGCTGCTCATGACGCTCGGCGTATCGCTCGCCAAGTTGCGGCTTTCCAACCTGCTGGACAGCCTCGGCGTCGCGTTATTGCGGCTGGTGGTCGGCTTCGGCGCAGGCGTGCTCGCGGCGTGGCTGCTCGGGACCAGCGACATGGAAACCGGCGTCGTGATCCTGATGTCCAGCATGCCGGTGGCGATCTTTCCCTATCTGTTCGCTGTCCGCTACAACCGGGAACCGGAGACCATCGCGGGCTGCGTCATCGTCTCTACCGTCCTTGGTTTCCTGACCATGCCCGGGCTGCTCTATCTCGTTCTGGAGCTTTCCGGAAAAGCCGGCTGA
- a CDS encoding TIGR04372 family glycosyltransferase, with translation MTTFPEDDARLLENLRAEFGKQETMQRLFQTVLPHLEEGRRTLVYILAQVDRIGHTAMEPFFVKTLYGPHYDRILLVTGEGSGAGYNPFILQCPGPEFVHVPTSDPILPLLGFLDGGILDLKLFHLCLASPQRVVRDFGRHAVAGGEIRHYELPDGIRERGEEFVAAAGMPEGAPFVMLHTRDMSYLPEKAHHAFRCADIRTYTQAIRRFTEAGYWVFRLGDSNGIPMSGVPREAVDVPRHPGYSQALDIFLSARCAFAFNQASGPEALVRAFGRPAATVNLVYELLRLPLKNDLLLFKDYVSSGDGTRLSYEEILDRGLPAVGSGEVFAEMGVEIRENGEEELEEAARIMIARDRDGTEGVPDTDALHSFRTLGLAYEQRLMSDPVMQKDNHDFYAHAHGFGVPVPSVLARKGFLDRA, from the coding sequence ATGACGACGTTTCCGGAAGACGATGCGAGGCTGCTGGAAAACCTGCGCGCCGAGTTCGGCAAGCAGGAGACGATGCAGCGGCTCTTCCAGACGGTTTTGCCTCACCTTGAAGAGGGACGGCGCACGCTGGTCTATATCCTGGCGCAGGTCGACCGCATCGGGCACACGGCGATGGAGCCGTTCTTCGTGAAGACTCTCTACGGTCCGCATTACGACCGTATCCTTCTGGTGACCGGGGAGGGAAGCGGCGCCGGCTACAATCCCTTCATCCTGCAATGTCCAGGACCCGAGTTCGTTCACGTTCCGACCTCCGATCCGATCCTGCCGCTGCTCGGGTTTCTCGACGGCGGTATCCTCGACCTGAAGCTTTTTCATCTTTGCCTCGCTTCGCCGCAGCGCGTCGTCCGGGACTTCGGGCGTCATGCCGTGGCGGGAGGCGAGATCCGTCATTACGAGCTTCCGGACGGGATCCGGGAGCGCGGCGAGGAATTTGTCGCCGCGGCCGGTATGCCGGAGGGGGCGCCCTTCGTCATGTTGCATACCAGGGATATGAGCTATCTGCCGGAAAAGGCGCACCACGCGTTTCGATGCGCCGATATCCGCACTTACACGCAGGCGATCCGCCGCTTCACCGAGGCCGGCTACTGGGTCTTCCGCCTCGGCGACAGCAACGGCATCCCCATGAGCGGTGTGCCGCGCGAGGCCGTCGATGTGCCGCGGCATCCCGGTTACAGCCAGGCACTGGACATCTTCCTCTCCGCCCGCTGCGCCTTTGCCTTCAACCAGGCCTCCGGGCCGGAAGCGCTCGTCCGGGCCTTCGGACGCCCGGCGGCGACGGTCAATCTCGTCTACGAGCTCCTGCGTCTGCCGCTGAAGAACGACCTGCTGCTTTTCAAGGATTACGTTTCGTCCGGCGACGGTACGCGGTTGTCCTACGAGGAGATCCTGGATCGGGGGCTCCCGGCGGTGGGGAGCGGCGAGGTCTTCGCGGAAATGGGCGTCGAGATCCGGGAAAACGGCGAAGAGGAACTGGAGGAGGCGGCCCGGATCATGATCGCCCGCGACCGTGACGGGACGGAGGGCGTCCCGGATACGGACGCGCTCCACAGCTTCCGGACTCTGGGCCTGGCGTATGAGCAACGGCTGATGTCTGATCCGGTCATGCAGAAGGACAATCACGATTTCTACGCCCACGCGCACGGCTTCGGCGTGCCGGTACCCTCCGTTCTCGCGCGAAAAGGATTTCTGGACCGTGCCTGA
- a CDS encoding flavin reductase family protein — MFFEPGKHKEHGFTFDPFKATISPRPIGWISTLDENGVTNLAPYSFFNAVSWAPPCVIFSSGSRPDGSPKDSQLNAEKTGEFVCNIVGAAQAKQMNETAIHFPHGTDEMQHAGLEGLPSQYVKPLRVKDAPVHLECKYLRTIELPTESATARNCIVLGQVVGIHIDEKYVADGRLDVTKYQPVGRLGYMDYCAVSKVFEMNRPD, encoded by the coding sequence ATGTTTTTCGAGCCGGGCAAGCACAAGGAACACGGTTTCACCTTCGATCCGTTCAAGGCCACGATTTCGCCGCGGCCGATCGGCTGGATCTCGACTCTGGACGAGAACGGTGTGACCAACCTCGCGCCCTACAGCTTCTTCAATGCGGTCTCCTGGGCCCCGCCCTGCGTGATCTTCTCCAGTGGCTCGCGGCCGGACGGCTCGCCGAAGGACAGCCAGCTGAATGCCGAGAAGACCGGCGAATTCGTCTGCAACATCGTCGGCGCCGCGCAGGCGAAACAGATGAACGAAACGGCGATCCACTTCCCGCACGGCACCGACGAGATGCAGCACGCCGGTCTCGAAGGCCTGCCCTCCCAGTACGTGAAGCCGCTCCGCGTGAAGGACGCGCCGGTGCATCTCGAATGCAAGTACCTGCGCACCATCGAACTGCCGACGGAAAGCGCGACCGCGCGCAACTGCATCGTGCTCGGACAGGTGGTCGGCATCCATATCGACGAGAAATACGTCGCCGACGGCCGTCTCGACGTCACCAAGTACCAGCCGGTCGGCCGTCTCGGATACATGGACTATTGCGCCGTTTCCAAAGTCTTCGAGATGAACCGGCCGGACTGA
- a CDS encoding SCO family protein, translating into MRRLFHGIVLALILLSGAPAARGADLPSLFGGPFSLTDETGARVGPESYTGKFMLVYFGYSYCPDICPTDLAVMGQALDSLGPLVERVQPLLISVDPERDRWETLGAFTDAFHPALMGLTGTEAEVAAAAKAYRVHRRKFRLDGAAEADYLVDHSTLTYLMGPDGRFVTMFPRGTTPERMAEVLRKYLSG; encoded by the coding sequence GTGAGGCGGCTATTCCACGGCATAGTTCTCGCTCTGATCCTGCTGTCCGGTGCGCCAGCGGCGCGCGGTGCGGATCTGCCATCGCTGTTCGGCGGCCCGTTCTCGCTGACCGACGAGACCGGCGCGAGGGTGGGGCCGGAGAGCTATACCGGAAAGTTCATGCTGGTCTATTTCGGCTATTCCTATTGTCCGGACATTTGCCCGACCGACCTTGCCGTCATGGGGCAGGCGCTGGACAGTCTCGGGCCGTTGGTGGAACGGGTTCAGCCTTTGCTGATCTCCGTCGACCCCGAACGCGACAGGTGGGAGACGCTTGGCGCCTTCACCGATGCGTTCCATCCGGCCCTGATGGGCCTGACGGGAACAGAGGCGGAAGTCGCCGCGGCTGCGAAAGCCTACCGCGTCCATCGCCGGAAGTTCCGGCTCGACGGGGCGGCGGAGGCCGATTACCTCGTCGACCATTCGACCCTGACCTACCTGATGGGGCCCGACGGCCGCTTCGTCACCATGTTCCCGCGCGGCACGACGCCGGAGAGGATGGCCGAGGTGCTGCGCAAATATCTCTCTGGGTGA
- a CDS encoding N-carbamoyl-D-amino-acid hydrolase produces MSRILTIGAAQLGPIAPEESRASAVKRMIELLKQAGDRGCNFVVFPELALTTFFPRYYEEDISKMDHHFEREMPGPETRPLFEEASKRGIGFYLGYAELTPDGHRYNTAILVDETGKITGKYRKVHLPGHSEFDPKRPWQHLEKRYFEPGDLGFGVWRQQGGIIGMAICNDRRWPETYRVMSLKGAELIVLGYNTPDVNTSAFEPNHLRMFHNHLTMQANAYMNSCFVVGVAKAGMEDGCMLIGGSCIIQPSGEIVSQVSSVDDELITYSADLDLAKMGKETVFNYAKHRRIEHYGIIASQTGVELPPELADAAE; encoded by the coding sequence ATGTCCCGCATCCTGACCATCGGCGCCGCCCAGCTCGGCCCGATCGCGCCGGAGGAGTCCCGCGCCAGCGCCGTCAAGCGTATGATCGAGCTGCTGAAACAGGCGGGCGACCGCGGCTGCAATTTCGTCGTCTTCCCGGAGCTCGCACTGACGACCTTCTTCCCGCGCTACTACGAGGAAGATATCTCGAAGATGGATCACCATTTCGAGCGCGAGATGCCCGGGCCGGAGACGCGGCCGCTCTTTGAGGAGGCCTCCAAGCGCGGCATTGGTTTCTATCTCGGCTATGCCGAGCTGACGCCGGACGGGCACCGCTACAACACCGCGATCCTGGTCGACGAGACCGGCAAGATCACCGGGAAGTACCGCAAGGTGCATCTGCCGGGGCACTCGGAATTCGATCCGAAGCGCCCCTGGCAGCATCTCGAGAAGCGCTATTTCGAGCCGGGCGATCTCGGCTTCGGGGTCTGGCGCCAGCAGGGCGGCATCATCGGCATGGCGATCTGCAACGACCGCCGCTGGCCGGAGACCTATAGGGTGATGAGCCTGAAAGGCGCCGAGCTGATCGTGCTCGGCTACAACACGCCGGACGTGAACACCTCGGCCTTCGAGCCGAACCATCTCCGCATGTTCCACAACCATCTGACCATGCAGGCCAATGCCTACATGAATTCCTGCTTCGTCGTCGGCGTCGCCAAGGCGGGCATGGAGGACGGCTGCATGCTGATCGGCGGGTCCTGCATCATCCAGCCTTCGGGCGAGATCGTCTCCCAGGTCTCCTCGGTCGATGACGAGCTGATCACCTATTCGGCCGATCTTGATCTCGCGAAGATGGGCAAGGAGACGGTGTTCAACTACGCCAAGCACCGCCGGATCGAGCATTACGGCATCATCGCCAGTCAGACCGGCGTCGAGCTGCCGCCGGAACTCGCCGACGCGGCGGAGTAG